One window from the genome of Clarias gariepinus isolate MV-2021 ecotype Netherlands chromosome 15, CGAR_prim_01v2, whole genome shotgun sequence encodes:
- the LOC128542676 gene encoding complement factor H-like yields the protein MESSFVVWYIFFLASVYTSALDAGVDSDHSSKTSACPEIPIVENADVSTTSLKSNYTKGDLLIYSCQQGYTGRVTFVCDGQKWRNARNTKCSRKRCQLPEDIPNGRFVVINGTEFVYETTIKYTCKTGYRMVSLTDTRTCLAEGWSNHLPHCEEIICSPPVAKDNLIVDGLPDYDDNPLKYGHQLKFTCNSVELKLVGTNEITCGENGEWSHPFPKCEEIICELEAIHGVSVFGVPQNNAPIKFGHKLFFHCSQPGMVLIGRPEVTCSAEGKWSNSFPLCEVRKGCGPPPYVEFAGLVALKKTFYNSEERVEYHCQRLYTLDGDNNFMTCVQGKWTGSVRCLKPCIVTIDDMDNNKIILLKGPQRIMYAPHKDHITFKCPDGRYPTRKDVAFRQQCINGVMYLPSCY from the exons ATGGAGTCAAGTTTTGTTGTCtggtatatttttttcttggcCAGTGTTTATACTTCAGCATTGGATG CTGGTGTGGACAGTGACCATTCGTCTAAAACATCAGCCTGCCCAGAAATCCCCATAGTAGAAAATGCAGATGTTTCCACTACTTCCTTGAAAAGCAATTATACCAAGGGTGATTTATTGATATATAGTTGCCAACAGGGATACACAGGAAGAGTAACTTTTGTTTGCGATGGACAAAAATGGCGAAATGCTCGAAATACTAAATGTTCAC GTAAACGATGTCAGCTTCCTGAAGATATACCAAATGGCCGATTTGTGGTAATAAATGGCACTGAATTTGTTTATGAAACCACTATTAAATACACATGCAAAACAGG ttATCGAATGGTGAGTCTCACGGACACCAGAACATGCTTGGCTGAAGGGTGGAGCAACCACTTGCCTCATTGTGAAG AAATCATATGTTCTCCACCAGTAGCTAAGGATAACCTTATTGTGGATGGACTTCCTGATTATGATGATAACCCACTAAAATATGGACATCAGCTTAAATTCACTTGTAATTCTGTGGAACTTAAATTAGTTGGAACAAACGAGATAACATGTGGTGAAAATGGAGAATGGAGTCATCCATTCCCTAAATGTgaag AAATCATTTGTGAGCTTGAAGCGATTCATGGAGTGTCCGTCTTTGGCGTTCCACAAAACAATGCACCTATCAAATTTGGACATAAGTTATTTTTCCACTGCTCTCAGCCAGGTATGGTTCTAATTGGAAGACCAGAAGTCACCTGCTCAGCTGAAGGGAAATGGAGCAACTCATTTCCCCTTTGTGAAG tGCGCAAGGGTTGTGGCCCTCCACCATATGTTGAATTTGCAGGTTTAGTTGCTTTGAAGAAAACATTCTATAACTCCGAAGAAAGAGTTGAATATCATTGCCAAAGGTTGTATACTTTAGATGGAGATAATAACTTCATGACCTGTGTACAAGGAAAATGGACTGGATCAGTGAGATGTTTAA AACCCTGCATTGTGACCATAGATGACATggataacaataaaataatcctACTTAAAGGGCCACAAAGAATAATGTACGCGCCACATAAGGATCACATTACCTTTAAATGCCCAGATGGAAGATACCCAACCAGAAAGGACGTGGCTTTCCGTCAGCAGTGCATTAATGGAGTAATGTACTTGCCATCTTGTTATTAA